One window from the genome of Bdellovibrio sp. NC01 encodes:
- the queG gene encoding tRNA epoxyqueuosine(34) reductase QueG has protein sequence MTTFIEKELTELGFSHFGYSPLSKPLSFEFYQEWLDQGLHGDMKYLAEHAPIKHTPQVKWPRAQSALVFAIPYFPHPEQKPDFPVKNARISMYAKGYDYHYWFRERMNKLCAKLKEQFPDEEFLSFTDSSPILERDLAKRAGLGWVGKNTCIIHPKKGSLFFIGEIYTSLKVDHEVAPLPDFCGTCTRCIDICPTGALLEPKKMDARKCISYLTIESRALPPVELREKIGDWFFGCDLCQTVCPWNQKVFKGQLSVEQVQALNTDDEEILTSDLRYILISSGKKLEKDFFGTPLARAGSFGLKRNALIVIANRKLSVLREEVAELASHERLGELAQWTLEKLHT, from the coding sequence ATGACAACCTTCATAGAAAAAGAACTGACGGAGCTGGGATTTTCCCATTTCGGCTACAGTCCTTTGTCAAAACCCTTGAGTTTTGAATTCTATCAAGAGTGGTTAGATCAGGGTCTGCATGGAGACATGAAGTACCTTGCGGAACACGCCCCGATCAAACACACGCCCCAGGTGAAGTGGCCGCGTGCTCAATCGGCTTTGGTGTTTGCGATTCCCTATTTTCCTCATCCCGAACAAAAGCCTGATTTTCCGGTCAAGAATGCGCGCATTAGTATGTACGCCAAAGGCTACGACTATCACTACTGGTTCCGCGAGCGCATGAACAAACTGTGTGCAAAACTGAAAGAACAATTCCCCGACGAAGAGTTTTTATCTTTCACAGACAGCAGCCCGATTTTGGAACGCGATCTTGCAAAACGTGCGGGCCTTGGCTGGGTTGGAAAAAACACGTGCATCATTCATCCCAAAAAAGGCAGCTTGTTTTTTATTGGTGAAATCTACACGTCCTTAAAAGTGGATCACGAAGTTGCACCACTGCCTGACTTCTGTGGCACCTGCACTCGCTGTATTGATATTTGTCCCACAGGCGCTTTGCTTGAACCAAAAAAAATGGATGCACGTAAATGCATTTCTTATCTGACAATTGAATCGCGAGCGTTGCCACCGGTAGAGCTGCGTGAAAAAATTGGTGATTGGTTTTTTGGTTGCGATTTATGCCAGACAGTTTGCCCGTGGAATCAGAAAGTTTTTAAAGGCCAATTGTCCGTTGAACAGGTGCAGGCTTTAAATACTGACGACGAAGAAATTCTGACTTCTGATTTGCGCTACATTCTGATTTCTTCTGGAAAGAAATTAGAAAAAGATTTTTTTGGAACTCCCCTGGCGCGCGCGGGATCTTTTGGATTAAAGCGCAATGCTTTGATCGTTATCGCGAATAGAAAATTATCTGTCCTTCGTGAAGAGGTTGCGGAACTTGCAAGTCACGAACGTCTGGGTGAACTTGCGCAGTGGACTCTTGAAAAGTTGCATACATAA